A genome region from Leifsonia sp. Root112D2 includes the following:
- a CDS encoding App1 family protein, producing MADSTDPYDALPAPIVHRAARMEDLFHDFRARRARKRGFLSTVVPYTGYGSTTWVRVLGRVLLAKEPRPGSRAERKNRQRVESIRGWRSFTSVPVNDVSVTVDIDGSVHTVRPDRGGVIDAVLPIELAPGWHTASMTTDDAVTVAEAPIFVVDPAARFGVISDVDDTVMVTALPRPLLAAWNTFVLDEHARVPTPGMAVLLERLAEEHPGTPVVYLSTGAWNVAPTLTRFLSRNLYPAGPLLLTDWGPTHDRWFRSGTEHKRSSLERLAAEFPKLRWLLVGDDGQHDEDIYGEFARNHPSSVAAVAIRQLSPGEAVLAGGRSKAIDRSETGATPWVFAGDGSALCDQLSELGLLS from the coding sequence ATGGCCGATTCCACCGACCCGTACGACGCGCTCCCCGCGCCGATCGTGCATCGTGCGGCGCGCATGGAAGACCTGTTCCACGACTTCAGGGCCAGACGTGCGCGCAAGCGTGGTTTTCTCTCGACGGTTGTGCCGTATACCGGCTACGGCTCGACGACATGGGTGCGCGTACTGGGCCGGGTTCTGCTGGCGAAGGAGCCGCGACCGGGCAGCCGCGCCGAACGCAAGAATCGGCAACGTGTGGAAAGCATCCGGGGCTGGCGCAGTTTCACTAGCGTTCCGGTGAATGACGTGTCGGTCACGGTGGATATTGACGGTAGCGTGCACACCGTGCGGCCCGATCGGGGAGGCGTCATCGACGCGGTATTACCGATCGAGCTCGCGCCCGGCTGGCACACCGCGAGCATGACAACGGATGATGCGGTGACGGTTGCCGAGGCGCCTATCTTCGTCGTAGACCCCGCCGCCCGCTTCGGTGTCATCTCCGACGTCGACGACACCGTGATGGTGACCGCTCTCCCGCGGCCTCTGCTGGCGGCGTGGAACACCTTCGTGCTTGACGAGCATGCGCGCGTGCCTACCCCCGGCATGGCGGTTCTGCTCGAACGTCTCGCCGAGGAGCATCCCGGCACGCCCGTGGTGTATCTCTCGACGGGTGCCTGGAATGTCGCGCCGACGCTGACTCGATTCCTTTCCCGCAATCTCTACCCGGCCGGTCCGCTGCTGCTCACCGATTGGGGGCCGACCCACGACCGCTGGTTCCGCAGCGGAACGGAGCACAAGCGCAGCAGTCTTGAGCGGCTTGCAGCGGAATTCCCGAAGCTGCGCTGGCTGCTCGTCGGCGATGACGGCCAGCACGACGAAGACATCTACGGTGAGTTCGCACGCAATCATCCGTCGAGTGTCGCGGCCGTGGCCATCCGTCAGCTCTCCCCCGGCGAGGCGGTGCTGGCCGGCGGCCGGTCGAAGGCCATCGATCGATCCGAGACGGGTGCTACCCCGTGGGTCTTCGCCGGGGATGGTTCCGCGCTCTGCGACCAGCTTTCCGAGCTCGGCCTGCTCAGCTGA
- a CDS encoding TetR/AcrR family transcriptional regulator: protein MPNNKNSLGDAQQVLPLVRTEPIQERSAARVDALLDAAAEVVDEIGFDRLTTAMVAERAGASIGTVYRYFPDRIVLLQALRDRAIDRYRDAIVERIAADSPANWVDAVDSAIDAFVSMFRTERGFRIIRFADAERGPLSPAEPPRVGFFSLRFADILSAEYVLPTAKDLQFHLEIVVELVDSLVNRAFLVDTAGDERFIAEARVVVRRYLDARYGENEA from the coding sequence GTGCCCAACAACAAGAACTCGCTTGGCGACGCCCAGCAGGTCCTTCCGCTCGTCAGAACAGAACCCATCCAGGAGCGCAGCGCCGCTCGCGTGGACGCCCTGCTGGACGCCGCTGCAGAGGTGGTGGATGAGATCGGTTTCGACCGGCTGACGACAGCCATGGTCGCGGAGCGCGCCGGCGCATCGATCGGCACCGTCTATCGGTATTTTCCCGATCGTATCGTGCTGCTGCAGGCGCTGCGGGATCGGGCGATAGATCGCTATCGGGATGCGATAGTCGAGCGCATTGCCGCGGATTCTCCGGCCAATTGGGTCGACGCCGTCGACTCGGCCATCGACGCGTTCGTCTCGATGTTCCGCACCGAACGAGGATTCCGCATCATTCGGTTCGCGGATGCCGAACGAGGTCCGCTCTCACCGGCGGAGCCACCGCGGGTGGGATTCTTCTCGCTGCGATTTGCAGACATCCTCTCGGCGGAATATGTACTGCCGACCGCGAAAGATCTGCAGTTCCACCTGGAGATCGTGGTCGAACTCGTCGACTCGCTGGTCAACCGCGCGTTTCTGGTGGACACCGCCGGAGACGAGCGATTCATCGCGGAGGCTCGCGTCGTCGTGCGCCGGTACCTGGACGCCCGTTACGGCGAAAACGAGGCCTGA
- a CDS encoding ABC transporter ATP-binding protein, with product MIEFRSVTKQFPDGTVAVDDFSLVIESRKTTVLVGSSGSGKTTILRMINRMIDPTSGSILIDDQDIGTLEPVGLRRSIGYVMQNSGLLPHRTVADNIATVPRLRGTARRESRQQALELMDTVGLDRGLADRYSSQLSGGQQQRVGVARGLAVDPNILLMDEPFGAVDPLVRSELQQELLRLQSELGKTVVFVTHDIDEAFLLGDQVVIFRTGGIVAQKGTPAEILSNPADDFVASFVGADRGKRALHIESTAQGSLVIDSEGRPAGVLASVAASEAKAGPVMGTGASAQGEPGS from the coding sequence ATGATCGAGTTCAGATCGGTAACGAAGCAGTTCCCCGATGGCACGGTAGCCGTTGACGACTTCAGCCTGGTGATTGAATCGCGCAAGACCACCGTGCTCGTTGGCTCTTCGGGCAGCGGCAAGACCACGATTCTGCGCATGATCAATCGCATGATCGACCCCACCAGCGGTTCGATCCTGATCGATGACCAGGACATCGGCACGCTCGAACCGGTCGGCCTGCGACGCAGCATCGGTTACGTCATGCAGAACTCGGGGCTGCTGCCGCATCGCACGGTCGCAGACAACATCGCGACGGTGCCGCGGCTGCGCGGAACCGCCAGGCGCGAGTCCCGGCAGCAGGCGCTGGAACTGATGGACACGGTTGGACTGGATCGCGGCCTCGCCGACCGTTATTCGAGCCAGCTCTCGGGCGGCCAGCAGCAGCGCGTCGGGGTGGCGCGCGGATTGGCCGTCGACCCGAACATTCTGCTCATGGACGAGCCCTTCGGAGCCGTTGACCCGCTCGTGCGCTCCGAACTGCAACAGGAACTGCTGCGGCTGCAGAGCGAACTCGGCAAGACCGTGGTGTTCGTCACCCACGACATCGATGAGGCGTTCCTTCTCGGCGACCAGGTCGTCATCTTCCGCACCGGAGGAATCGTGGCGCAGAAGGGCACTCCCGCCGAGATCCTCTCGAATCCCGCGGATGATTTCGTCGCCAGCTTCGTCGGAGCCGACCGCGGAAAGCGTGCGCTGCATATCGAGAGCACGGCCCAGGGCTCCCTGGTCATCGACAGCGAGGGGCGGCCGGCCGGCGTGCTGGCATCCGTCGCCGCTTCTGAGGCAAAGGCCGGGCCCGTCATGGGCACGGGTGCTTCGGCGCAGGGTGAGCCGGGCTCGTGA
- a CDS encoding ABC transporter permease: MTWLWSNFDLVWQLTLDHVALSVPPIVVGFLLSLPIGWLANRRRGARRTLLPIGGILYAIPSLPLFVLMPSLIGTKILDPINVVIALSIYSLALMVRTSADALASVDPDVRQSSTAVGFSAWQRFWQVELPLAGPVLLAGVRVVSVSTVSLVSVGAVVGVNNLGYLFLNGFQRDFPEEIFIGIVASVLIALVFDLVLVGIGRVLMPWSRATARSRRRRQRAAAEAVSVS; this comes from the coding sequence GTGACCTGGCTGTGGTCGAATTTCGACCTGGTCTGGCAGCTGACGCTCGATCACGTCGCGCTCAGCGTGCCTCCGATCGTCGTCGGATTTCTGCTTTCCCTGCCGATCGGCTGGCTGGCGAACAGGCGCAGGGGAGCCCGCCGCACCCTGCTGCCGATCGGGGGCATCCTGTACGCGATCCCCTCCCTGCCGCTGTTCGTCCTGATGCCCAGTCTGATCGGCACGAAGATTCTGGATCCCATCAACGTGGTGATCGCGCTGTCGATCTACTCGCTTGCCCTGATGGTGCGCACCTCCGCGGATGCTCTCGCCTCCGTCGACCCTGATGTCAGGCAGTCCTCAACCGCCGTCGGGTTCTCCGCATGGCAGCGATTCTGGCAGGTCGAACTGCCACTGGCCGGCCCCGTGCTTCTCGCCGGTGTGCGTGTTGTCTCGGTGAGCACCGTGAGCCTCGTGAGCGTCGGTGCGGTGGTCGGCGTGAACAATCTCGGATACCTCTTTCTCAACGGCTTCCAGCGCGATTTTCCTGAGGAGATCTTCATCGGGATCGTGGCCTCCGTGCTCATCGCGCTCGTCTTCGACCTCGTTCTGGTCGGCATCGGTCGGGTGCTGATGCCATGGTCCCGGGCTACGGCCCGCTCACGGCGTCGACGTCAGAGAGCGGCGGCAGAGGCGGTGAGCGTCTCGTGA
- a CDS encoding ABC transporter permease translates to MNAFLDAFAWIFDPAHYSGSSSIPLRLGEHVSYSLITLVIAAAIALPIGFAVGHFGRGTALSVQVSGALRALPTLGLVIFLALVIPGPLGLVPPLIALVVLAVPPVLAGAYSALAAVDRATIDAARAVGMTEWQILWKVEIPLGLPLIIGGLRSATLQIIATWTVAAILPLGGLGRYLYDALAVRDYPQMLAGSILVIVLALVVDGLFALVQKAVVPRGVTQGRTSEVGDRIQRRRRTVPGSIGNGVAG, encoded by the coding sequence GTGAATGCCTTCCTCGACGCCTTCGCCTGGATCTTCGACCCGGCCCACTACAGCGGCTCGAGCTCGATTCCGCTGCGACTCGGAGAGCATGTCAGCTACTCGCTGATCACGCTGGTCATCGCCGCCGCAATCGCGCTCCCGATCGGCTTTGCCGTGGGCCATTTCGGTCGGGGCACCGCGTTGAGTGTGCAGGTCTCGGGTGCCTTGCGCGCACTGCCGACCCTCGGCCTGGTGATCTTCCTTGCACTGGTTATTCCCGGACCCCTCGGTCTGGTACCGCCGTTGATAGCCCTCGTCGTTCTGGCCGTGCCGCCGGTGCTCGCCGGTGCGTATTCGGCACTCGCGGCCGTCGATCGGGCCACGATCGACGCCGCCCGCGCCGTGGGAATGACCGAATGGCAGATCCTCTGGAAGGTGGAGATTCCGCTCGGACTCCCGCTGATCATCGGCGGCCTGCGCTCCGCGACGTTGCAGATCATCGCGACCTGGACCGTTGCGGCGATCCTCCCGCTCGGAGGGCTCGGACGATACCTCTATGACGCACTCGCGGTACGCGATTACCCGCAGATGCTCGCCGGATCGATCCTTGTCATAGTGCTCGCGCTCGTCGTTGACGGTCTGTTCGCACTCGTGCAGAAGGCGGTCGTGCCTCGCGGGGTCACACAAGGGCGAACGTCAGAGGTTGGAGACAGAATACAGAGGCGGCGCCGCACGGTACCCGGATCAATCGGGAATGGTGTGGCCGGCTGA
- a CDS encoding ABC transporter substrate-binding protein gives MLARRRGLIAAGIIAIGAITLAGCSSGNPLDSSSSDGGGASAGSTTITVGSAAFPENEIIAEVYAQALEGAGVTVKKQLNIGQRDVYLAALKDGSIDLIPEYSGNLLQYYSKDSTAQTSEDVFAALNDALPSGFEVLNQAKAQDRDSYNVTKQFSEKYNVTSLADLSKVTEPLTVGANSEFATRPYGIPGLKSEYGVSAKLLPISDSGGPLTTKALDTNQVQLADIYTTTPSIKNYVTLDDPKHLIVAQNVVPLINSKKVTDKVRDVLNKVSAALTTDDLISFNEKSSGDAKEASDKIAKDWLDSKGIK, from the coding sequence ATGTTGGCACGAAGAAGAGGCCTGATTGCCGCCGGAATCATCGCGATAGGCGCTATCACGCTCGCGGGGTGTTCGTCAGGCAACCCGCTCGACAGTTCCAGTTCGGATGGTGGTGGCGCATCCGCCGGTTCGACGACCATCACCGTTGGCTCGGCCGCGTTCCCCGAGAACGAGATCATCGCCGAGGTCTATGCCCAGGCGTTGGAAGGAGCGGGCGTCACCGTCAAGAAACAACTTAATATCGGCCAGCGCGATGTGTATCTGGCCGCCCTCAAAGACGGTTCGATAGACCTGATTCCGGAGTACTCGGGCAATCTGCTGCAGTACTACTCGAAGGACTCGACCGCCCAGACCAGCGAAGATGTCTTCGCCGCGCTCAACGATGCGCTGCCTTCGGGCTTCGAGGTTTTGAACCAGGCAAAGGCCCAGGACCGCGACTCGTATAACGTGACGAAGCAATTCTCCGAGAAATACAACGTGACCTCCCTCGCCGACCTGTCGAAGGTCACCGAGCCGCTGACCGTCGGCGCGAACTCGGAGTTCGCCACCCGCCCGTATGGCATTCCGGGGCTCAAGAGCGAATACGGCGTGAGCGCGAAACTGCTGCCGATCAGCGACAGCGGCGGTCCGTTGACCACGAAGGCGCTCGACACCAACCAGGTGCAGCTCGCCGATATCTACACGACCACGCCATCGATCAAGAACTACGTCACGCTCGACGACCCGAAGCACCTGATCGTGGCGCAGAACGTCGTGCCGCTGATCAACTCGAAGAAGGTGACCGACAAGGTCAGAGACGTGCTCAATAAGGTCTCCGCGGCACTCACCACCGACGATCTGATCAGCTTCAACGAGAAGAGCAGCGGCGACGCCAAGGAAGCCTCCGACAAGATCGCCAAGGACTGGCTGGACTCCAAGGGCATCAAGTAG
- the leuS gene encoding leucine--tRNA ligase: MPGFPPLTVNESPVTNEHDSAEHPIQGAHYDFAAIQEKWLPIWDELNPFATGGDDDKRPRKYVLDMFPYPSGDLHMGHAEAFGFGDFVARYWRQQGFNVLHPIGWDSFGLPAENAAIKRGIDPRGWTYSNIDQQKRSFRLYAPSFDWDRELHTSDPEYYRWTQWLFLKLYEKGLAYRKASQVNWCPFDQTVLANEQVINGRCERCENLVTKKKLTQWYFRITDYGDRLLDDLNQLEGAWPSKVLSMQRNWIGRSTGADVHFAIEGRDEAVTVYTTRPDTLFGATFMVVAPDSDLAAELVADASDAVRERFEGYLEKVRGTTEMDRLSTDREKTGVFLERYAVNPLSGERLPIWAADYVLADYGHGAVMAVPAHDQRDLEFAMKFELPVRVVVDTNAPVTGVIPVIPTDPATGEALEPDDLPSLDPASTGVALTGVGRLVNSGPFDGLSKANAIAKITEALQASSLGAPTTNFRLRDWLISRQRYWGAPIPIIHCEACGEVAVPEDQLPVRLPAAEGLNLQPKGTSPLGAAEDWVTVSCPRCGGPAKRDTDTMDTFVDSSWYYLRYLSAKDDTKAFDVAQVEKWAPVDQYVGGVEHAILHLLYSRFMTKVLFDEGYLSFTEPFTSLLNQGMVLMDGSKMSKSKGNLVEFADELRAHGADALRVTLAFAGPPEDDIDWADVSAAGSAKFLARAWRVANDVASDPDVDWKGGDVGLRRVTHRFLADAPGLVESFKFNVVVARLMELVNATRKVIDSGAGGADAAVREAAEATALALNLFAPYAAEDMWSILGHEPAVALAQWRKADPTLLVDESVVAVVQVDGKVRDRLEVSPKVSPAELEERARASAAVTRAIGDRQIVNVIVRAPRLVNIATKPVG, encoded by the coding sequence ATGCCCGGCTTCCCCCCATTGACAGTGAATGAGAGTCCCGTGACGAACGAGCACGATTCCGCCGAGCATCCGATTCAGGGCGCGCACTACGACTTCGCGGCCATTCAAGAAAAATGGCTTCCCATCTGGGACGAGCTGAACCCGTTCGCCACGGGCGGCGACGACGACAAGCGACCGCGCAAGTATGTGCTCGATATGTTTCCCTACCCGTCGGGCGATCTGCACATGGGCCACGCCGAGGCGTTCGGATTCGGCGACTTCGTTGCCCGGTATTGGCGCCAGCAGGGATTCAATGTTCTGCACCCGATCGGCTGGGACTCCTTCGGGCTGCCCGCCGAAAACGCGGCGATCAAGCGCGGCATCGATCCGCGTGGCTGGACGTACAGCAACATCGACCAGCAGAAGCGGAGTTTTCGTCTCTATGCGCCGTCGTTCGACTGGGATCGCGAACTGCACACCAGCGACCCCGAGTACTACCGCTGGACACAGTGGCTGTTCCTGAAGTTGTACGAGAAGGGCCTGGCCTATCGCAAGGCCAGCCAGGTGAACTGGTGCCCCTTCGACCAGACCGTTCTCGCCAACGAGCAGGTGATCAACGGGCGCTGTGAGCGTTGCGAAAACCTGGTCACGAAGAAGAAACTCACGCAGTGGTACTTCCGCATCACCGACTACGGTGACCGCCTGCTCGACGACCTGAACCAGCTCGAAGGGGCCTGGCCGTCGAAGGTGCTCAGCATGCAGCGCAACTGGATCGGCCGCTCGACCGGTGCCGATGTGCACTTCGCCATCGAGGGACGTGACGAAGCGGTGACGGTGTACACGACCCGCCCGGACACGCTGTTCGGTGCCACGTTCATGGTCGTGGCGCCCGATTCCGATCTTGCTGCCGAGCTCGTGGCTGATGCCTCGGATGCCGTTCGGGAGCGCTTTGAGGGCTACCTGGAGAAGGTGCGCGGTACCACCGAGATGGATCGGCTGAGCACCGACAGGGAGAAGACCGGCGTCTTCCTCGAGCGTTACGCGGTGAATCCCCTGAGCGGTGAGCGGCTGCCGATCTGGGCTGCGGACTACGTGCTGGCCGACTACGGCCACGGCGCCGTCATGGCCGTGCCCGCTCACGACCAGCGTGACCTCGAGTTTGCGATGAAGTTCGAATTGCCCGTGCGCGTGGTGGTGGACACGAACGCTCCGGTGACCGGGGTCATCCCCGTCATTCCAACCGACCCGGCGACCGGCGAGGCACTCGAGCCCGACGATCTGCCGTCTCTCGACCCTGCGTCTACCGGTGTCGCGCTGACCGGCGTCGGTCGCCTGGTCAACTCCGGCCCGTTCGACGGGCTGAGCAAGGCCAACGCGATAGCCAAAATCACGGAGGCGCTGCAGGCATCCTCCCTGGGCGCGCCCACCACCAACTTTCGTCTGCGTGACTGGCTCATCTCGCGCCAGCGCTATTGGGGCGCGCCCATTCCGATCATCCACTGCGAAGCCTGCGGCGAGGTTGCGGTACCGGAGGACCAGCTTCCGGTGCGGCTTCCCGCGGCGGAAGGCCTCAACCTGCAGCCCAAGGGCACCAGCCCGCTGGGGGCGGCCGAGGACTGGGTCACCGTGTCCTGCCCCCGCTGCGGTGGGCCGGCAAAGCGCGACACCGACACCATGGATACCTTCGTCGACAGTTCCTGGTACTACCTGCGCTACCTGTCGGCGAAAGACGACACGAAGGCGTTCGATGTTGCCCAGGTCGAGAAGTGGGCGCCCGTCGACCAGTATGTCGGCGGTGTCGAGCACGCCATCCTGCACCTGCTGTATTCGCGCTTCATGACGAAGGTGCTTTTCGACGAGGGCTACCTCAGTTTCACCGAGCCGTTCACCTCCCTGCTCAACCAGGGAATGGTGCTCATGGACGGCTCCAAGATGAGCAAGAGCAAGGGAAATCTGGTCGAGTTCGCCGATGAATTGCGAGCGCACGGAGCGGATGCGCTGCGCGTGACGCTGGCGTTCGCAGGCCCGCCCGAAGACGACATCGACTGGGCAGATGTGTCCGCCGCCGGTAGTGCCAAGTTCCTTGCACGCGCCTGGCGCGTGGCCAATGATGTGGCCAGCGACCCCGATGTGGATTGGAAGGGCGGCGACGTCGGCCTGCGCCGGGTGACGCACCGTTTTCTCGCCGATGCCCCAGGTCTCGTGGAGTCGTTCAAGTTCAATGTCGTTGTCGCCCGGCTCATGGAGCTGGTGAACGCCACGCGTAAGGTCATCGATTCGGGCGCGGGCGGGGCCGATGCTGCGGTTCGCGAGGCTGCCGAGGCCACGGCGCTCGCGCTCAACCTGTTCGCGCCCTACGCTGCCGAAGACATGTGGTCGATCCTGGGTCATGAGCCGGCCGTGGCGCTGGCGCAATGGCGCAAGGCCGATCCGACACTTCTGGTCGACGAGTCGGTGGTCGCCGTCGTTCAGGTCGACGGCAAGGTGCGTGATCGCTTGGAGGTCTCCCCGAAGGTTTCGCCCGCCGAGCTGGAGGAACGTGCGCGCGCATCCGCCGCGGTTACGCGCGCCATCGGTGACAGGCAGATCGTGAACGTGATTGTTCGTGCGCCCCGTCTGGTGAACATCGCGACCAAGCCCGTCGGCTGA
- a CDS encoding ComEA family DNA-binding protein translates to MDAEESSDELSSLAPTARRMPRGVRLRIGVGAGIVLLIAALVIAVAVSALAPHGSSQTVTAVTAASGASSRATDAPGAPARTDGPSSPLFVHVLGAVKNPGLFQLHDGARVVDAVAAAGGFTSDAEQGGVNLARVVSDGEQLVVPKVGESPPAAGGGGGVPGGAGGAGASAPGAKININTATASQLEALPRIGPAMAQRIVDWRGTNGRFSTVDDLLSVTGIGQKTFDGLKDLVTV, encoded by the coding sequence GTGGACGCCGAAGAATCGAGTGACGAACTCTCTTCGCTGGCGCCCACGGCCCGACGCATGCCACGCGGGGTGCGCCTGCGTATCGGCGTGGGGGCTGGCATCGTGTTGCTTATCGCTGCGCTCGTGATAGCAGTGGCCGTCTCGGCTCTGGCCCCGCATGGCAGTTCACAGACCGTCACGGCCGTGACCGCGGCCTCCGGTGCCTCGTCACGAGCGACGGATGCGCCGGGCGCTCCGGCGCGCACCGACGGCCCCAGCTCGCCGCTCTTTGTGCACGTGCTCGGGGCCGTGAAGAACCCGGGACTGTTCCAGTTGCACGACGGCGCCCGGGTCGTGGACGCCGTGGCCGCCGCCGGCGGATTCACCAGTGACGCGGAGCAGGGCGGCGTGAACCTCGCACGCGTGGTCTCAGACGGTGAACAACTGGTGGTGCCGAAGGTCGGTGAGAGCCCACCCGCTGCAGGCGGTGGGGGAGGCGTTCCCGGTGGTGCGGGCGGTGCTGGCGCTTCGGCGCCCGGAGCCAAGATCAATATCAACACCGCAACGGCCTCGCAGCTTGAGGCGCTGCCGCGAATCGGCCCCGCGATGGCGCAACGTATCGTGGATTGGAGAGGCACCAACGGTCGCTTCAGCACGGTCGATGATCTTTTGAGCGTCACCGGCATCGGGCAGAAGACGTTCGACGGTCTCAAAGATCTGGTGACCGTGTGA
- a CDS encoding ComEC/Rec2 family competence protein, which yields MSIDLRLGLPAVACWLVCGVLVALPGQAFAAMLMLWAAALVSAVTLFLLRARIRVARVVGVLCVSLAAASLGASAVCATAPARRPAALVAATGGGRVVTALMRVDSTPVASAASGFADAEKTRRQFRATMTVVQSAGVEYRLSAPALVFVSQRAGARVAPLQIGSTIRLRATLKPLMPEEGTAFLVFGTSPPGAVGDPPWWLSWANELRSSFSRASTSLPGEGGELLPGLSIGDVSAVSDGLDANMKASSLSHLTAVSGANCAVIIAVIMMLGAALGLRRGIRVGVALFTLAGFVVLVTPGASVLRAAVMAVIVVTSAAAGRPGRGVPALGAAVIVLLVLDPWMSRNYGFALSVLATAGLLVLAAPLAQRLSRWMPRMLAMAIAIPLAAQLACQPVLILLNPAIPLYGVAANMLAEPAAPVATVLGLIACLLLPWLPGVGFACAQIAWLPASWIAAVANVSVELPASQLPWLGGIAGVGVLTVLMVLLFIVVFRPPGRRGRRAVASATVLLIVFLGAYGGTLIGGGVGRVLAVPHDWQIAACDIGQGDAVLVQSGELHALIDVGPDPRPLASCLQTLGIRHIDLLVLTHYDLDHVGGLDAVIGMVGVALVGTPEGAQDQRKIDALVSGGADVRRASSGDHGTLGALRWDILWPQSGSQRMQTGNDGCVTIQFDGAGIRSLFLGDLGEDSQNALLATRRVRPVDVVKVAHHGSADQSEEMYRTLGARLGVISVGAHNSYGHPTDRLLGILARVGTRALRTDRQGMILIAPVPGRPGELTVWSQRQDAAPDVGSVVQTGTRASPQGNAVVGG from the coding sequence GTGAGCATCGACCTGCGACTCGGCCTGCCCGCCGTGGCCTGCTGGCTGGTCTGTGGCGTCTTGGTGGCGCTGCCTGGGCAGGCATTCGCGGCGATGCTGATGCTGTGGGCGGCGGCACTGGTGAGTGCCGTGACATTGTTCCTTCTCCGGGCACGAATTCGGGTCGCTCGCGTGGTGGGCGTGCTCTGCGTTTCCCTGGCGGCGGCGTCCCTGGGCGCCAGCGCGGTCTGCGCGACGGCGCCGGCCCGCCGGCCAGCGGCGCTGGTCGCCGCCACCGGCGGTGGTCGGGTGGTGACCGCGTTGATGCGGGTGGACTCGACGCCCGTCGCGTCCGCGGCATCCGGCTTCGCAGACGCGGAAAAGACCAGGCGCCAGTTTCGCGCAACGATGACTGTCGTGCAGAGTGCCGGGGTCGAGTACCGGCTCTCTGCACCGGCGCTGGTGTTCGTGTCGCAGCGCGCGGGCGCGCGCGTCGCGCCGCTGCAGATCGGCTCAACGATCCGGCTGCGGGCGACGCTGAAACCGCTGATGCCGGAGGAGGGCACCGCGTTCCTGGTGTTCGGCACCAGTCCTCCGGGCGCCGTCGGCGACCCGCCGTGGTGGCTGTCGTGGGCGAACGAGCTGCGCTCGTCGTTCTCTCGTGCCTCAACGAGCCTCCCCGGCGAGGGCGGCGAACTTCTTCCGGGGCTCTCGATAGGCGACGTCAGTGCGGTCAGCGATGGCCTCGACGCGAATATGAAGGCCAGCTCGCTCAGCCATCTCACCGCTGTCTCCGGCGCGAACTGTGCAGTGATCATCGCGGTGATCATGATGCTCGGAGCGGCGCTGGGGCTGCGCCGCGGCATCCGCGTGGGCGTGGCGTTGTTCACCCTTGCCGGCTTCGTCGTGCTCGTCACGCCGGGCGCGAGCGTGTTGCGTGCTGCGGTCATGGCAGTGATAGTGGTCACCTCGGCAGCGGCCGGCAGACCCGGGCGCGGTGTGCCCGCGCTGGGGGCCGCCGTCATAGTGCTCCTCGTGCTCGATCCTTGGATGTCCCGCAACTACGGCTTCGCCCTCTCGGTGCTGGCGACCGCGGGGTTGCTGGTGCTCGCGGCACCCCTGGCCCAGAGGCTTTCGCGATGGATGCCACGCATGCTGGCCATGGCCATCGCGATTCCACTGGCCGCGCAGCTTGCGTGCCAGCCCGTGCTCATTCTGCTGAATCCCGCGATCCCGCTCTATGGCGTGGCCGCCAACATGCTCGCCGAGCCCGCCGCACCCGTTGCCACCGTGTTGGGACTTATCGCCTGCCTGCTGCTGCCGTGGCTGCCGGGCGTGGGCTTCGCGTGCGCGCAGATTGCCTGGCTGCCGGCGTCCTGGATCGCCGCCGTGGCGAACGTCTCTGTCGAACTGCCGGCGAGCCAGCTGCCCTGGCTCGGCGGTATCGCCGGTGTCGGCGTGCTCACGGTGCTGATGGTGCTGCTGTTCATCGTGGTGTTCCGGCCACCGGGGCGCCGCGGGCGCCGGGCCGTGGCATCCGCAACGGTGCTGCTCATCGTGTTCCTGGGCGCATACGGTGGCACGCTGATCGGCGGGGGCGTCGGCCGCGTCCTGGCGGTGCCGCACGACTGGCAGATCGCCGCGTGTGACATCGGACAGGGCGATGCCGTGCTGGTGCAGAGCGGCGAACTGCACGCGCTCATCGACGTCGGGCCCGATCCGAGGCCGCTAGCTTCCTGCCTTCAGACCCTGGGCATCCGACATATCGATCTGCTCGTGTTGACCCATTACGACCTCGATCACGTGGGCGGATTGGACGCCGTCATAGGCATGGTGGGCGTCGCACTCGTCGGCACGCCGGAGGGGGCGCAGGATCAACGCAAAATCGATGCGCTGGTCTCCGGTGGCGCGGATGTGCGACGGGCCTCGAGCGGAGACCATGGCACTCTCGGCGCGTTACGCTGGGACATTCTCTGGCCGCAAAGCGGTTCCCAACGTATGCAGACGGGCAACGACGGATGCGTGACGATCCAGTTCGATGGCGCGGGCATCCGCTCGCTGTTTCTCGGCGATCTGGGGGAGGACTCGCAGAACGCGCTGCTGGCCACCAGGCGCGTCAGGCCTGTCGACGTGGTGAAGGTCGCCCACCATGGCTCCGCCGACCAGAGCGAGGAGATGTATCGTACCCTCGGTGCCAGGCTCGGCGTCATCTCGGTGGGAGCGCACAACAGCTACGGGCATCCGACGGATCGGCTGCTGGGTATCCTGGCGCGGGTCGGCACGAGGGCGCTGCGCACCGATAGGCAGGGCATGATTTTGATAGCCCCTGTGCCTGGACGGCCCGGCGAGCTCACCGTGTGGAGTCAGCGACAGGACGCGGCCCCCGACGTCGGATCAGTTGTGCAGACGGGCACCCGGGCGAGCCCGCAAGGGAACGCGGTGGTCGGCGGCTGA